AGGCTACACTAGCTCAACTACTTCAGGTATTACTATTGGTATGACTGACGTTCCAGAAATCCAAGATAAGGATGAAAAGGTAGCCAAGGCACGTAAACAAGTTGATGTTGTTTCTAAGCAATTTAGACGTGGTTTGATTACTGAACAAGAACGTCACGACCGAGTAATTAGTATTTGGAATGCATGTAAGGACAAGATCCAAAACGAAATTGCACAAATTCACGCACCTCGTAATCCAATTTCAATCATGGCAGACTCAGGTGCCCGTGGTAACATTTCTAACTTTACTCAGTTAGCCGGTATGCGTGGTTTGATGGCCACTCCTAACGGTGGTTTGTTCGAAATTCCTGTTACTTCAAACTTTAAGGAAGGTTTGTCAGTATTGGAATTGTTCATGTCTACTCACGGTGCTCGTAAGGGTATGACTGATACTGCATTGAAGACTGCTCAGTCAGGTTACTTGACTCGTCGTTTGGTTGATGTTGCTCAGGACGTTATTATTCGTGATGACGATTGTGGTACTGATCGTGGTATTACAGTTAGTGCCATCATGGAAGGTGACGAAATGATCGAACCATTATTTGACCGTTTGGTTGGTCGTTTCACTGCTGAGACTGTTAAAGATCCTGAAACTGGCGAAACTATTGTCGGCAGAGATGTCATGATGGATGAAAACATGGCACACAAGATTTGTGATGCAGGTGTAACTCACGTTAAGATTCGTTCAATTCTTACCTGTGATACTCCTCACGGCGTATGTCGCAAGTGTTACGGTATGAACCTTGCTACTGGTGAAGAAGTTGAAGTTGGTGAAGCAGTTGGTACTGTTGCTGCTCAATCAATTGGTGAACCAGGTACTCAGCTTACTTTGAGAACTTTCCACAACGGTGGTGTTGCCGGTGCTGAAGATATCACTCAAGGTTTGCCTCGTGTGCAAGAATTGTTTGAAGCACGTAACCCTAAGGGTCGTGCAACCATTTCTGAAGTTGATGGTGTAATTGATTCAATTCAAGAAAACCCAGCAGAACATACTCGTGAAATTACTGTTAAGGGTAAGATTGATACTAGAAGCTACAGTGTTCCTTATACAGCTTCAGTTGCTGTTAGCGAAGGTGACTACGTTCATCGTGGTGACAAGTTAACTCTTGGTTCTGTTGATCCTAAGGAATTGATTCAAGTTACTGATACATTAACTACTGAAAAGTACATCTTGGCTGAAGTTCAAAAGGCTTATAGAATGCAGGGTGTAGACATTGCCGACAAGCACGTTGAAGTGTTAACTCGTCAAATGCTGCAAAAGGTTCGTGTCCTTGATCCAGGTGAAACTGACATCTTGCCAGGTGAAGTTATGGATATTGGTCAATTTAGAGACCGCAACAAGGAAGTTATTATTTCTGGTGGTATTCCAGCAACTGCTCAAAGCGTTATCTTGGGTATTACTAAGGCTGCTTTGGAAACTAACAGTTTCTTGTCAGCTGCTTCATTCCAGGAAACCACACGTGTTCTTACTGATGCATCTATTAGAGGTAAGAATGATCCACTTCTTGGACTTAAGGAAAACGTTATTATCGGTAAAATTATTCCAGCTGGTACTGGTATGCCTGTATACCGTAGCATGGAACCTGAAGCTGACGTTAAGAAGCCAGATTCAGTATACTCAATTGCTGATATTGAAAAGCAAATGAAAGAAAAGGATAAAGCTAAGCAAGACTAAGCTTTATTGAAAATAAATAAGCATTTCCAATCTTTTAAGAGCGGGAATGCTTATTTTTTGTCTAAAAAATTAATTGGGTTAGTACTAATCCTAGGAAAATATATGGAATAAATGGATAGCGATGGTTAATAGGAGTTTTTTCAATAAGAAAAATTGCAATTACCAAGATTGAAGCAAATAGAAAAACTAAATTGGCAAATGATGGGGTGAAGTAGCAAGCGATAATTAAGTAAATTAATAAATCGCCTAGCCCCATTTTTCTTTGCATTATGCTATAGCTAAAAATTCCTAGCAATAATGTAAAAGAGATCCAGTCGATTAATGTAAAAGCTGCAAATTGGTTGAATAAAATCGCAACGCTAATGGCTGGAATTAGTAGGAGAAGATCAAATTCTTGCTTTTGATAATCAGAGATTGCAACGACTAAAAGCGAAAAAAGCAAAATAGCGGTAATAATGTCCTGTGTCTTACTAAAATCGAGTAAACAAAAGGCAAAGCCGCCAATTAATTCAAATAAAAATAATTCAACTGGAATTTGTTGATAACAATAACGACATTTTCCTTGAAGAAAAAGATAAGATAATAATGGAATTTCATCCAAAATTGATAATTCAAGGTGACAGTTGTTGCACTGAGAACGTGAGTAAATAAAATTTTTATCATTCCAGTGCTCGTAAACTACTGCTGCGTGAGAAGCCAAGCAACTTCCAATTATAAAGTTAGTAAAAATAAATAAGTATTTCAAAAAAACACCTCCACTATTTATTACGCAAAAATAGCCGATTTTTCTTTTTTTATTTTGA
This is a stretch of genomic DNA from Lactobacillus crispatus. It encodes these proteins:
- a CDS encoding prepilin peptidase; amino-acid sequence: MKYLFIFTNFIIGSCLASHAAVVYEHWNDKNFIYSRSQCNNCHLELSILDEIPLLSYLFLQGKCRYCYQQIPVELFLFELIGGFAFCLLDFSKTQDIITAILLFSLLVVAISDYQKQEFDLLLLIPAISVAILFNQFAAFTLIDWISFTLLLGIFSYSIMQRKMGLGDLLIYLIIACYFTPSFANLVFLFASILVIAIFLIEKTPINHRYPFIPYIFLGLVLTQLIF